A stretch of Paenibacillus mucilaginosus 3016 DNA encodes these proteins:
- the yfbR gene encoding 5'-deoxynucleotidase, with protein MESHFFAYLYRLRFIERWSLMRNTMKENVAEHSFHVSLLTHVLCTIANEVYGRQVPTDKVVSMALFHDSTEVFTGDIPTPVKHHNPKILSNFREIEHLAAERLLDMVPEPLRRVYEPLIDPKKTTEDAELKKYIKAADSLDAYLKCVTELSAGNREFAVAKKQIEDTLQEMAMPEVDYFLKHLAPSLEKTLDEL; from the coding sequence ATGGAAAGCCACTTTTTTGCCTACCTCTACCGCCTGAGATTTATCGAACGGTGGAGCCTCATGCGCAACACCATGAAAGAAAATGTAGCCGAGCACTCCTTCCACGTGTCGCTTCTGACGCATGTGCTGTGCACGATCGCCAATGAAGTATACGGCCGCCAGGTGCCGACGGACAAGGTCGTCTCGATGGCCCTGTTCCATGACAGCACGGAGGTGTTCACCGGCGACATTCCGACCCCGGTCAAGCACCACAATCCGAAGATTCTGAGCAACTTCCGGGAGATCGAGCACCTGGCCGCCGAGCGCCTGCTCGACATGGTGCCGGAGCCGCTGCGCCGGGTGTACGAGCCGCTGATCGATCCCAAGAAAACTACGGAAGATGCTGAACTCAAAAAATACATCAAAGCCGCCGACTCCCTGGACGCCTATCTTAAGTGCGTGACCGAGCTGTCCGCCGGCAACCGCGAATTCGCCGTGGCCAAGAAGCAGATTGAAGATACGCTGCAGGAGATGGCCATGCCGGAGGTCGACTACTTCCTGAAGCATCTGGCGCCGAGCCTGGAGAAAACGTTAGACGAGCTGTAA
- a CDS encoding fumarate hydratase, translated as MQHFQESMYKLIVETSTNLPADVRQAIQAAREQEDAGTRSALSLSTIADNIQMAECNVSPICQDTGMPTFIVHCPVGANQIEMKKAIIAAVAQATKDSKLRTNSVDSLTGANSGDNIGPGTPVIHFEQWERDEIEAKLILKGGGCENKNIQYSLPAELEGLGKAGRDLDGIRKCILHAVYQAQGQGCSAGFIGVGIGGDRTTGYELAKHQLFRAADDVNPHPELRKLEEYVMENANKLGIGTMGFGGQVSLLGCKVGVMNRLPASFFVSVAYNCWAFRRQGVLIDANSGEITEWVYTKGETVPMQKDEPAAAAAAPSERREVVLQTPVSEEQIRQLKVGDVVIINGPMHTGRDALHKHLMDHDSPIDLNGAVIYHCGPVMAKDEQGGWVVKAAGPTTSIREEPYQGDIIKKFGIRAVIGKGGMGAKTLKALQEHGAVYLNAIGGAAQYYAQCFKKVEGVDFMEFGIPEAMWHLQTEGFAAIVTMDSHGNSLHADVEQESREKLAQFKEPVFS; from the coding sequence ATGCAGCACTTTCAAGAGAGTATGTATAAACTGATTGTCGAAACGAGCACCAACCTGCCGGCCGATGTCCGTCAGGCGATTCAGGCTGCCCGCGAACAAGAGGATGCAGGCACGCGTTCGGCGCTGTCCCTCTCTACGATCGCCGACAACATTCAGATGGCGGAGTGCAACGTATCGCCGATCTGCCAGGATACGGGAATGCCGACGTTCATCGTGCACTGTCCGGTGGGCGCGAACCAGATCGAGATGAAGAAAGCGATCATCGCCGCCGTGGCCCAGGCGACCAAAGACAGCAAGCTGCGCACGAACTCCGTCGATTCCTTGACCGGAGCGAACAGCGGGGACAACATCGGACCGGGTACGCCGGTCATCCACTTCGAGCAGTGGGAACGCGATGAGATCGAAGCGAAGCTGATCCTGAAGGGCGGCGGCTGTGAGAACAAGAACATCCAGTACAGCCTGCCTGCCGAGCTTGAAGGGCTGGGCAAAGCGGGCCGCGACCTCGACGGCATCCGCAAATGCATCCTGCATGCGGTCTACCAGGCACAGGGCCAGGGCTGCAGCGCGGGCTTCATCGGCGTGGGCATCGGCGGCGACCGGACGACCGGCTACGAGCTGGCCAAGCACCAGCTGTTCCGTGCGGCGGACGACGTGAACCCGCATCCGGAGCTGCGCAAGCTGGAAGAGTACGTCATGGAGAATGCGAACAAGCTCGGCATCGGGACGATGGGCTTCGGCGGTCAGGTAAGCCTGCTCGGCTGTAAGGTCGGCGTCATGAACCGTCTGCCCGCTTCCTTCTTCGTCTCCGTGGCGTACAACTGCTGGGCGTTCCGCCGTCAGGGCGTGCTCATCGACGCGAACAGCGGTGAGATCACCGAGTGGGTGTACACGAAGGGCGAGACCGTGCCGATGCAGAAGGACGAGCCGGCTGCCGCAGCGGCTGCCCCAAGCGAACGCCGTGAAGTCGTGCTGCAGACGCCGGTGTCCGAGGAGCAGATCCGCCAGCTGAAGGTCGGCGATGTGGTCATCATCAACGGACCGATGCATACGGGCCGTGACGCGCTGCACAAGCACCTGATGGACCACGACTCCCCGATCGACCTGAACGGTGCGGTCATCTACCACTGCGGTCCGGTTATGGCGAAGGACGAGCAGGGCGGTTGGGTCGTGAAGGCGGCCGGCCCGACGACATCGATCCGCGAGGAGCCTTACCAGGGCGACATCATCAAGAAGTTCGGCATCCGCGCGGTCATCGGCAAGGGCGGCATGGGCGCGAAGACGCTGAAGGCACTGCAGGAGCACGGAGCCGTGTACCTGAATGCGATCGGCGGGGCGGCGCAGTACTATGCCCAGTGCTTCAAGAAGGTGGAAGGCGTGGACTTCATGGAATTCGGTATTCCGGAAGCGATGTGGCACCTGCAGACCGAAGGGTTCGCTGCGATTGTGACAATGGATTCCCACGGCAACTCACTGCATGCCGACGTGGAGCAGGAGTCCCGCGAGAAGCTGGCCCAGTTCAAAGAACCGGTCTTCTCGTAA
- a CDS encoding RNA degradosome polyphosphate kinase — protein MKETAPREAAAANHYLNRDLSWVEFNWRVLEEAQDPTTPLLERVKFLSIVSSNLDEFMSVRVAGIVDQIKAGYTKKDFTGYTPAGLFKRVMKRAAKMVAEQYRTSREITRALAREGIILTSYDELNATQRKAMDEYYHEIVFPVLTPMAVDQARPFPLVHTQSLYLAVVLMKEGEDPEVEPYFAILQVPSNLNRFIEVPCRTNSKKHEYILLETLIEHHIHTLFSGYTPVSVHGFRLTRNADLTLNEEGAEDLLEEIEIQLRRRRWGAPVRLEVQRGIHPYALQQLIEEFEISDNIFEIDGPIDLTFFMKLSGSLQGYDHLRYPPIKPVYPAELENEDDLFLKLRQQDVLVYHPYESFDAVTDFVTQAAHDPHVLAIKMTLYRVSGNSPLIQGLAQAAESGKQVTVVVELKARFDEERNIAWARKLEQSGCHVVYGLVGLKTHAKITLVVRQEPDGLRRYVHVGTGNYNDNTAKLYTDVGLFTTDKIIGEDASALFNEVTGYSAPHNWKAFGVAPTDLMDKLIEKIRREARNASEGKPARIIAKFNSLSNQQMVDELYAASQAGVKIDLIIRGVCCLRPGVPGLSENITVRSIVDRFLEHSRIFYFENGGSEEIYLASADWMTRNLTRRVELMCPAFNKGIQQSLTRILQLNLDDNVKARQLQSNGMYERMTPAAGEPPLRSQFEAMRISSWKTKAREF, from the coding sequence ATGAAGGAAACTGCCCCTCGCGAGGCGGCTGCCGCCAACCATTATTTGAACCGTGATTTGAGCTGGGTGGAATTCAACTGGCGCGTGCTCGAGGAAGCACAGGATCCTACGACGCCGCTGCTGGAGAGAGTCAAGTTTCTGTCTATCGTTTCATCGAATTTGGATGAGTTTATGAGTGTCCGTGTGGCCGGCATTGTAGATCAGATTAAAGCGGGCTATACCAAGAAGGATTTCACGGGCTATACTCCCGCAGGACTGTTCAAGCGCGTGATGAAGCGGGCGGCCAAGATGGTGGCCGAGCAGTACCGGACTTCCAGGGAGATTACACGGGCCCTTGCCCGGGAAGGCATCATCCTGACGAGCTATGATGAGCTCAATGCTACGCAGCGCAAAGCGATGGACGAGTATTATCATGAGATCGTATTCCCTGTCCTGACGCCGATGGCCGTCGACCAGGCGCGGCCGTTTCCGCTGGTACATACCCAATCCCTGTATCTTGCCGTCGTGCTGATGAAAGAGGGGGAAGATCCGGAGGTGGAGCCGTATTTCGCCATTCTCCAGGTACCGTCCAACCTGAACCGCTTCATCGAGGTGCCCTGCCGCACGAACAGCAAGAAGCACGAATACATCCTGCTCGAAACGCTCATCGAGCACCACATTCATACCCTGTTCAGCGGCTATACGCCGGTGTCGGTACATGGCTTCCGTCTGACGCGCAATGCGGACCTGACTTTGAATGAAGAAGGGGCCGAGGACCTGCTCGAGGAGATCGAGATTCAGCTCCGCCGGCGCCGCTGGGGGGCACCCGTACGGCTGGAGGTGCAGCGGGGCATCCATCCCTATGCACTGCAGCAGCTGATCGAGGAATTCGAGATCTCGGACAATATCTTCGAGATCGACGGGCCGATCGACCTGACATTCTTCATGAAGCTGTCGGGCTCCCTGCAGGGCTACGACCATCTGCGCTATCCGCCGATCAAGCCGGTGTATCCCGCCGAGCTTGAGAACGAGGACGATTTGTTCCTGAAACTGCGGCAGCAGGACGTGCTGGTCTACCACCCCTACGAATCCTTTGATGCCGTGACCGACTTCGTCACACAGGCGGCGCACGATCCGCACGTGCTTGCGATCAAGATGACCCTCTACCGGGTGAGCGGCAATTCCCCGCTGATCCAGGGCCTGGCCCAGGCGGCGGAATCGGGCAAACAGGTAACGGTTGTCGTGGAGCTCAAAGCGCGCTTCGACGAAGAGCGCAACATCGCGTGGGCGAGAAAGCTCGAGCAGTCGGGCTGCCATGTGGTGTACGGGCTTGTGGGGCTCAAGACGCACGCCAAAATCACCTTGGTGGTCCGCCAGGAGCCGGACGGTCTGCGCCGTTATGTTCACGTGGGCACAGGGAATTACAACGACAACACGGCGAAGCTGTATACGGATGTGGGGCTGTTCACTACGGATAAAATTATCGGTGAGGATGCTTCCGCGCTGTTCAATGAAGTGACGGGGTACTCCGCTCCGCACAACTGGAAGGCATTCGGTGTGGCACCGACGGATCTGATGGATAAGCTCATCGAGAAAATCCGCAGGGAAGCCCGCAATGCCAGTGAAGGCAAGCCGGCCCGGATTATCGCCAAGTTCAATTCCCTGTCGAACCAGCAGATGGTCGACGAGCTCTATGCGGCTTCTCAAGCGGGAGTCAAAATCGATCTGATTATCCGCGGTGTATGCTGCTTACGGCCCGGTGTGCCGGGGCTCAGCGAGAATATTACGGTGCGCAGTATCGTGGACCGGTTCCTGGAGCATTCGAGGATTTTCTATTTCGAGAATGGAGGCAGCGAGGAGATCTATCTGGCAAGTGCCGACTGGATGACGCGGAACCTCACCCGGAGGGTGGAGCTGATGTGTCCTGCGTTCAATAAGGGGATTCAGCAGTCGCTGACCCGGATTCTGCAGCTGAACCTGGACGATAACGTCAAGGCGCGCCAGCTGCAGTCCAACGGCATGTATGAGCGGATGACGCCGGCGGCGGGAGAGCCGCCGCTCCGCAGTCAGTTTGAGGCCATGCGGATCAGTTCGTGGAAAACGAAGGCTCGTGAATTTTGA
- a CDS encoding bile acid:sodium symporter family protein has product MRETGLRLNAVIEKYLSLIVPVSLILGFLLSRSFNGSAALVPYLFGYLTFVMATGCSWKQIREAFRMPVPMLLTFGLCHVLAPMIGYLIGTAAFGEGSPYVVGFVMFSVIPLGVSSVIWVGLSKGHVPLTLAMIVIDSALSPLVIPAAIEAFFGTTIAFDHTKVMMDLVQIIVVPTILGVLVNELSKGRFKGWSAPVCGPTSKLAMVIVVMINAAVIQPYVMEMKADMLTVVPLVFLLVAVSYALGFFGSLWLRKTDIIISVTYSSGMRNISLGLVLALAYFEPLTAVPVVLSILIQQPMASVNRWCMKLYGQSRLYKKITGAPQSGPLR; this is encoded by the coding sequence ATGAGAGAGACAGGTTTGCGGCTGAACGCCGTCATAGAAAAATATTTATCCCTCATTGTCCCGGTATCTCTGATACTCGGGTTTCTTTTATCCCGGAGCTTCAACGGATCGGCGGCGCTGGTGCCCTACCTGTTCGGTTATCTCACCTTCGTCATGGCGACCGGCTGCTCCTGGAAGCAGATCCGGGAGGCCTTCCGGATGCCGGTGCCGATGCTGCTGACCTTTGGTCTCTGCCATGTGCTCGCCCCGATGATCGGCTACCTCATCGGCACGGCCGCCTTCGGGGAGGGCTCGCCGTATGTCGTCGGCTTCGTCATGTTCTCGGTCATCCCGCTCGGCGTGTCGTCCGTCATCTGGGTCGGGCTGTCGAAGGGGCACGTCCCTTTGACGCTCGCGATGATCGTCATCGACTCGGCGCTGAGCCCGCTGGTCATTCCGGCGGCGATCGAGGCCTTCTTCGGAACGACGATTGCCTTCGACCATACGAAGGTCATGATGGACCTGGTGCAGATTATCGTGGTGCCGACGATCCTCGGCGTGCTGGTCAACGAGCTGTCGAAGGGGCGGTTCAAGGGCTGGTCGGCGCCCGTCTGCGGCCCGACCTCCAAGCTCGCGATGGTCATCGTGGTTATGATCAACGCGGCCGTCATTCAGCCTTATGTCATGGAGATGAAGGCGGACATGCTGACCGTCGTGCCCCTCGTGTTTCTTCTGGTGGCCGTCTCCTATGCGCTCGGCTTCTTCGGGTCGCTGTGGCTGCGGAAGACCGACATCATCATCTCGGTCACCTATTCGTCGGGTATGCGCAACATTTCGCTCGGGCTGGTGCTGGCGCTGGCTTACTTCGAACCGTTGACGGCGGTGCCGGTCGTGCTGTCGATTCTGATCCAGCAGCCGATGGCTTCCGTGAACCGGTGGTGCATGAAGCTGTACGGTCAATCCCGCCTTTACAAAAAAATAACTGGCGCACCGCAGTCCGGACCCTTACGATAG
- the icd gene encoding NADP-dependent isocitrate dehydrogenase — translation MAQFEQYALPTEGERITITNGVLNVPNNPIIPFIEGDGTGPDIWAASKRVLDAAVEKAYNGEKKIAWYEVFAGEKAFNKYNNWLPADTLTAIREYIVAIKGPLTTPIGGGIRSLNVALRQELDLYVCSRPVRYFKGVPSPVKRPELVDMVIFRENTEDIYAGIEWAAGSEEVKKVLAFLQNEMGVKKIRFPETSGIGVKPVSSEGSKRLVRAAIEYAIKHNRKTVTLVHKGNIMKFTEGAFKNWGYELAEEEFGDKTFTWAQYDRIKEESGADAANAAQKAAEAEGKIIVKDAIADIALQQVLTRPTDFDVIATLNLNGDYLSDALAAQVGGIGIAPGANINYVTGHAIFEATHGTAPKYAGLDVVNPGSVILSGVMMLEHLGWLEAAELIYKGMETAINNKTVTYDFARLMEGATEVKCSAFADQIIANF, via the coding sequence ATGGCTCAATTCGAACAATATGCTCTGCCGACTGAGGGCGAGCGCATCACAATTACGAACGGCGTACTGAACGTACCGAACAACCCGATCATTCCTTTCATCGAAGGCGACGGCACAGGCCCGGACATCTGGGCGGCTTCCAAGCGTGTGCTGGATGCAGCGGTAGAGAAAGCATATAACGGAGAGAAGAAAATCGCTTGGTACGAAGTGTTCGCCGGCGAGAAAGCCTTCAACAAGTACAACAACTGGCTGCCTGCTGATACGCTGACAGCGATCCGTGAATACATCGTAGCGATCAAAGGGCCTCTGACGACGCCAATCGGCGGCGGGATCCGCTCCCTGAACGTTGCGCTCCGTCAAGAGCTGGACCTGTATGTCTGCTCCCGTCCGGTCCGCTACTTCAAAGGCGTACCTTCCCCTGTAAAGCGTCCTGAGCTCGTTGACATGGTCATCTTCCGTGAGAACACCGAAGACATCTATGCCGGCATCGAGTGGGCTGCAGGCTCCGAAGAAGTCAAGAAAGTGCTCGCGTTCCTCCAGAACGAAATGGGCGTTAAGAAAATCCGCTTCCCAGAGACTTCCGGTATCGGCGTGAAGCCGGTGTCCTCCGAAGGTTCGAAGCGTCTGGTTCGCGCGGCGATCGAATATGCGATCAAGCACAACCGCAAAACGGTTACTCTCGTACACAAAGGCAACATCATGAAGTTCACCGAGGGCGCGTTCAAGAACTGGGGCTACGAGCTGGCTGAAGAGGAGTTCGGCGACAAAACCTTCACTTGGGCTCAATACGACCGCATCAAAGAAGAGTCGGGTGCAGATGCAGCGAACGCAGCTCAAAAAGCAGCGGAAGCTGAAGGCAAAATCATCGTAAAAGATGCGATTGCCGACATCGCGCTGCAGCAGGTTCTGACTCGTCCGACCGACTTCGACGTCATCGCGACGCTGAACCTGAACGGCGACTACCTGTCCGACGCTCTGGCTGCTCAAGTAGGCGGCATCGGTATCGCTCCTGGCGCAAACATCAACTATGTAACGGGCCACGCGATCTTCGAAGCTACACACGGTACGGCTCCTAAGTACGCAGGTCTGGACGTTGTGAACCCAGGTTCCGTCATCCTCTCCGGCGTTATGATGCTCGAGCACCTGGGCTGGCTGGAAGCGGCTGAGCTGATCTACAAAGGCATGGAAACGGCGATCAACAACAAGACCGTTACTTATGACTTTGCTCGTCTGATGGAAGGCGCAACCGAAGTGAAGTGCTCCGCGTTCGCTGATCAGATTATTGCTAACTTTTAA
- a CDS encoding Ppx/GppA phosphatase family protein — translation MKDSKRIGIIDIGSNSIRLAIYELDSGGAYRVISEFKESARLSQKIGPDGALPPEEIQDLVRMLSHFKRICRSHEVTECRVAATAAVRNATNTEQIQETLSRETGWDIEILSGQDEARLGFLGMIQTMDIEDGFLVDIGGGSTEISLFRQRKLVHSVSFPFGAVNTTRKFAPDGEFGEGPLKAIREMVEEALAREPWIASSPGLPLVGLGGGVRTLCKINQRRRRYSLPQTHNYHLPAADVDELAAWLPGLPAEKRKKIDGLSKDRFDIIVPGMIILQTVFQTVKGSHYIVSGAGLRDGLFFEAFYPAVSSEKPIAEQSSDNLLALHSTAPAAHIQRVCRTALKLYDALAEGGTHRYSPRLRMCLHIAAKLYRIGASLLYYQYPKHSFHMIAHTRIDGLSHREMLLCALIASYKAKNRPSRRSSHSKIF, via the coding sequence ATGAAGGACTCCAAGAGAATCGGCATCATCGACATCGGCTCGAACTCCATCCGGCTGGCGATCTATGAACTGGATTCCGGCGGAGCGTACCGGGTCATCAGCGAGTTCAAGGAATCGGCGCGCCTCAGCCAGAAAATCGGTCCGGACGGCGCCCTGCCTCCTGAAGAGATACAGGATCTGGTGCGGATGCTCTCGCATTTCAAACGGATCTGCCGCTCCCATGAAGTCACCGAATGCCGGGTGGCCGCCACCGCGGCCGTCCGCAACGCCACCAATACGGAGCAGATTCAAGAGACCCTCTCCCGCGAAACCGGCTGGGATATCGAGATCCTGTCCGGACAGGACGAAGCGCGTCTCGGGTTCCTCGGCATGATCCAGACGATGGATATCGAGGACGGCTTCCTTGTCGACATCGGCGGCGGAAGCACCGAAATCTCCCTGTTCCGGCAGCGGAAGCTTGTACACAGCGTCTCGTTCCCGTTCGGCGCCGTCAACACGACGCGGAAGTTCGCGCCGGACGGCGAATTCGGTGAGGGGCCGCTGAAGGCCATCCGCGAGATGGTTGAAGAAGCTCTCGCGCGGGAGCCGTGGATCGCCTCCAGTCCCGGGCTCCCTCTAGTCGGGCTGGGCGGAGGAGTCCGCACGCTCTGCAAAATCAACCAGCGCCGCCGCCGCTACTCCCTGCCCCAGACCCACAACTACCATCTGCCCGCGGCGGATGTGGATGAGCTGGCGGCCTGGCTGCCCGGACTTCCGGCGGAGAAGCGCAAGAAGATCGACGGGCTGTCCAAGGACCGCTTCGATATCATCGTGCCGGGAATGATCATCCTTCAGACCGTCTTCCAGACCGTCAAAGGCTCGCATTATATCGTCAGCGGCGCGGGCCTGCGTGACGGCCTCTTCTTTGAGGCCTTCTACCCTGCGGTATCCAGTGAGAAGCCGATTGCGGAACAGAGCTCGGACAACCTGCTCGCGCTGCACTCCACCGCCCCCGCCGCCCATATCCAGCGGGTGTGCCGCACGGCGTTGAAGCTCTATGACGCCCTGGCGGAAGGAGGTACCCACCGGTACTCGCCAAGACTGCGGATGTGTCTGCACATAGCGGCCAAGCTCTACCGGATCGGCGCCTCCCTGCTGTACTACCAGTATCCGAAACATTCGTTCCATATGATCGCCCATACCCGGATCGACGGGCTCAGCCACCGGGAGATGCTGCTCTGTGCCCTGATCGCTTCCTACAAAGCAAAAAACCGGCCCAGCAGGCGGTCCAGCCATTCAAAGATATTCTGA
- the citZ gene encoding citrate synthase, giving the protein MTATKGLEGIVATTSSISSIIDGVLTYRGINIDDLAENATFEEVVYLLWYGKLPNRSELNQLIQDLSSSAAVPAEVLDGIKLFPKNVNTMAALRTAVSSLALYDAEANDMTPESNLRKAIKLQAQLPTIVAAFARIRQGQEPIAPKSGVSIAENFLYMLTGRNPEKIAIEALDKALVLHADHELNASTFAARVTVATLSDIYSGVTSAIGALKGPLHGGANEAVMAMLEEIGTASNVTAYINEKLANKEKIMGFGHRVYKNGDPRAKHLMKMSEELGKITNNMNWYDMSIQIEELVTGQKGLKPNVDFYSASVYTSLEIPRDLFTPIFAISRTSGWTAHILEQYENNRLIRPRAEYTGPSHQAFIPIEQR; this is encoded by the coding sequence TTGACCGCCACCAAAGGTTTGGAAGGGATCGTAGCGACAACGTCCTCCATTAGCTCCATCATTGACGGTGTGCTCACGTATCGCGGCATTAACATTGACGACCTTGCCGAGAACGCAACGTTCGAAGAAGTCGTATATTTGCTCTGGTATGGTAAACTGCCTAATCGCTCCGAGCTGAACCAACTGATCCAGGATCTGAGCAGCAGCGCGGCTGTGCCGGCTGAAGTGCTTGACGGGATCAAGCTGTTCCCTAAGAACGTGAATACTATGGCTGCCCTTCGTACCGCCGTTTCCTCGCTGGCGCTCTATGATGCGGAAGCTAACGATATGACTCCGGAATCGAATCTGCGCAAAGCGATCAAGCTGCAGGCTCAGCTGCCGACGATTGTGGCCGCTTTTGCCCGTATCCGCCAAGGCCAGGAGCCGATTGCTCCTAAATCCGGCGTATCCATCGCGGAGAACTTCCTGTACATGCTGACAGGCAGGAATCCGGAGAAGATCGCCATCGAAGCGCTCGACAAGGCCCTCGTTCTTCATGCGGACCACGAGCTGAACGCTTCCACCTTCGCAGCACGCGTTACCGTTGCCACGCTGTCCGACATCTATTCCGGCGTTACTTCGGCGATCGGCGCCCTCAAAGGCCCTCTGCACGGCGGTGCGAACGAAGCGGTTATGGCGATGCTCGAAGAGATCGGCACGGCTTCCAACGTAACGGCTTACATCAACGAGAAGCTGGCGAACAAAGAGAAGATCATGGGCTTCGGCCACCGTGTCTACAAGAATGGCGACCCGCGTGCGAAGCATCTCATGAAGATGTCCGAAGAGCTCGGCAAAATTACGAACAACATGAACTGGTACGACATGTCGATCCAGATCGAAGAGCTCGTTACCGGCCAGAAGGGCCTGAAGCCGAACGTGGACTTCTACTCCGCGTCCGTCTACACCTCCCTCGAAATTCCGCGTGACCTGTTCACACCGATCTTCGCGATCTCCCGTACGTCCGGCTGGACAGCGCACATTCTCGAGCAGTACGAGAACAACCGCCTGATCCGTCCTCGCGCGGAATACACGGGTCCGTCCCACCAGGCATTCATTCCGATCGAGCAGCGCTAA
- the mdh gene encoding malate dehydrogenase yields MAIQRKKITVVGAGFTGATTALMLAQKELGDVVLLDIPQLENPTKGKALDMLEASPVQGFDAKIIGTSSYDDSASSDIVIITAGIARKPGMSRDDLVNTNAGIVKSVCENIKRTSPQSIVIILSNPVDAMTYVAFETLGFPKNRVIGQSGVLDTARYCTFIAQELNVSVEDVRGFVLGGHGDDMVPLVRYSNVGGIPIEKLIPADRIDAIVKRTRTGGGEIVNLLGNGSAYYAPAASLVQMTEAILKDKKRIIPAIALLQGEYGYDNLFMGVPTLLGGDGIEKVFELELLPEEKAALDKSAESVRNVIKVVTG; encoded by the coding sequence ATGGCTATCCAACGGAAGAAGATTACGGTTGTGGGCGCCGGTTTCACCGGCGCAACGACAGCTCTGATGCTTGCACAAAAAGAACTCGGTGACGTAGTGCTGCTCGACATTCCGCAGCTCGAGAATCCGACCAAAGGGAAGGCGCTCGACATGCTCGAGGCTTCCCCGGTGCAGGGATTCGACGCCAAGATCATCGGTACGTCTTCGTATGACGATTCCGCGAGCTCCGACATCGTGATCATCACGGCGGGAATCGCACGGAAACCGGGCATGAGCCGCGACGATCTCGTGAATACGAATGCCGGCATCGTGAAGTCCGTATGTGAGAACATCAAGAGAACGTCTCCACAGTCGATCGTCATCATTCTCTCCAACCCGGTGGATGCGATGACGTACGTCGCATTCGAGACGCTGGGCTTCCCGAAGAACCGCGTCATCGGCCAGTCCGGTGTGCTTGACACCGCACGCTACTGCACCTTCATCGCGCAAGAACTGAATGTGTCCGTAGAAGACGTTCGCGGCTTCGTTCTCGGCGGCCACGGTGACGACATGGTACCGCTTGTCCGTTACTCCAACGTCGGCGGGATTCCGATCGAGAAGCTGATCCCGGCGGACCGCATCGACGCGATCGTGAAGCGTACGCGCACCGGCGGAGGCGAGATCGTCAACCTGCTCGGCAACGGTTCCGCCTACTACGCTCCCGCGGCATCGCTCGTTCAAATGACGGAAGCGATCCTGAAGGACAAGAAGCGGATCATTCCTGCGATCGCTCTGCTCCAAGGCGAGTACGGCTACGACAACCTGTTCATGGGCGTTCCTACGCTGCTCGGCGGCGACGGCATCGAGAAAGTATTCGAGCTCGAGCTGCTGCCGGAAGAGAAGGCCGCCCTGGATAAGTCGGCTGAATCCGTTCGCAATGTCATCAAAGTGGTAACGGGCTGA
- a CDS encoding alpha/beta hydrolase: MEPRSQSRARAKRSVWRLIASWMILLLLGLAAAGFVYLRPYEADEAARLAMMGSAGVEVAKEAHWLRFEPGSGETGGAAKPLPGVILYPGGLVQPESYAPLASRLAEEGYPVYIARMPLSLAVFGQNRAEELLQREPQGDFVIGGHSLGGSMAARFAAAHPDRLRGVFFLAAYADEGGSLRDAGLPVLSLAGTNDGVLNRERMEAGRAYVPGDASYLSMEGGNHAGFGSYGPQRGDGEAAIRAGGTVGADGGGAEELGAAARGGSVIGVRGFYSVWYSRGTAMTEVNVRRIQSVGTAQLFLQQGTKEPCP; encoded by the coding sequence ATGGAACCCAGATCGCAATCGAGGGCGCGGGCGAAGAGGTCCGTATGGCGTCTGATCGCCTCATGGATGATTCTGCTGCTGCTCGGCTTGGCCGCGGCAGGCTTTGTTTATCTTCGTCCGTATGAAGCGGACGAGGCGGCACGCCTCGCCATGATGGGAAGCGCCGGTGTGGAGGTTGCCAAAGAAGCGCATTGGCTCCGGTTTGAGCCCGGCAGCGGGGAAACGGGAGGTGCAGCGAAGCCTTTACCCGGGGTTATTTTGTACCCGGGCGGGCTGGTGCAGCCGGAGAGCTATGCTCCCTTGGCCTCCCGGCTGGCGGAGGAAGGCTATCCGGTCTATATCGCCCGGATGCCGCTGAGCCTCGCGGTGTTCGGGCAGAACCGGGCGGAGGAGCTGCTGCAGCGGGAGCCGCAGGGGGACTTTGTCATCGGAGGCCACTCGCTCGGCGGGTCGATGGCCGCCCGGTTCGCCGCGGCTCACCCGGACCGGCTGAGGGGCGTGTTCTTCCTGGCTGCGTACGCGGATGAAGGCGGCAGCCTGAGAGACGCCGGGCTGCCGGTGCTGTCCCTGGCAGGGACGAACGACGGCGTACTGAACCGGGAGCGCATGGAAGCGGGCAGGGCGTATGTACCCGGGGATGCCTCCTATCTCTCCATGGAGGGAGGGAATCATGCCGGTTTCGGGAGCTACGGGCCGCAGCGCGGGGATGGAGAAGCGGCGATCCGTGCCGGAGGAACAGTGGGAGCGGACGGTGGAGGCGCTGAAGAACTGGGCGCCGCTGCGCGGGGAGGCTCCGTGATAGGCGTGCGCGGCTTTTATTCCGTTTGGTATTCAAGGGGGACGGCGATGACAGAGGTGAACGTACGGCGTATACAATCCGTCGGGACCGCCCAGCTCTTTTTGCAGCAGGGAACGAAAGAGCCATGCCCGTGA